One stretch of Ornithinimicrobium ciconiae DNA includes these proteins:
- a CDS encoding hemolysin family protein, with protein sequence MSAILSLLIGLVVILAITAATAFFVAQEFAYMTVDRSRLGARAASGDAVAERTLSITKRTSFMLSGAQLGITVTGLLVGYVAEPLVGQAAGEMFGWAGVPQGTGILIGTILALALSTIVQMVFGELVPKNLAIARPEPVARALSLPTTIYLRLTGWLVWIFDQSSNLLLKALGIEPVHDVEHSASPRDLEHIVAESRRSGDLPDELSTLLDRIIDFPDRDVEHAMIPRSRVGVLQATDTLGQIRELMAREHSRYPVLDDDEQILGVVHLTDVLVSTGPDDTPATELVRPATIVPTVMLLPDALEQLNASGNQLACVVDEYGGLAGVVTLEDLAEEFVGEITDEHDPEPPPETLEESDGTWVLDGDVHVDEIERAIGHTLPDGDYETASGLLIATHGALPDEGDVIVVSIEPASVLASEDEQLELHAEVLEVDRHVPSLLRLTLATSSPPGTEPGATADPEATTEPEATTDPEATAEPGVTTGPEASQDEQEEQR encoded by the coding sequence GTGAGCGCCATCCTCTCGCTGCTCATCGGCCTGGTCGTGATCCTGGCGATCACGGCGGCCACCGCCTTCTTCGTCGCCCAGGAGTTCGCCTACATGACGGTGGACCGCTCCCGGCTGGGAGCGCGAGCCGCCTCCGGTGACGCGGTCGCCGAGCGCACCCTGTCCATCACCAAGCGCACCTCCTTCATGCTCTCCGGCGCCCAGCTCGGCATCACCGTGACCGGGCTGCTCGTGGGGTATGTCGCCGAGCCCCTCGTCGGGCAGGCCGCCGGTGAGATGTTTGGCTGGGCCGGTGTGCCCCAGGGCACCGGCATCCTGATCGGCACCATCTTGGCCCTGGCGCTGTCGACCATCGTGCAGATGGTCTTTGGCGAGTTGGTGCCCAAGAACCTCGCGATCGCCCGGCCCGAGCCGGTGGCCCGGGCGCTGTCCCTGCCAACCACCATCTACCTGCGACTGACCGGGTGGTTGGTGTGGATCTTCGACCAGTCCTCCAACCTGCTGCTCAAGGCCCTGGGCATCGAGCCGGTGCACGACGTCGAGCACTCGGCCTCTCCCCGGGACCTCGAGCACATCGTGGCCGAGTCCCGTCGCAGCGGGGACCTGCCGGACGAGCTCTCCACCCTCCTCGACCGCATCATCGACTTCCCCGACCGCGACGTCGAGCACGCGATGATCCCGCGCTCCCGGGTCGGGGTCCTGCAGGCCACGGACACCCTGGGGCAGATCCGCGAGCTGATGGCCCGGGAGCACTCCCGCTATCCGGTGCTCGACGACGACGAGCAGATCCTCGGCGTGGTCCACCTCACGGACGTGCTCGTCTCCACCGGACCCGACGACACCCCCGCCACCGAGCTGGTCCGCCCGGCGACGATCGTCCCCACGGTCATGCTCCTCCCGGACGCCCTCGAGCAGCTCAACGCCTCCGGCAACCAGCTGGCCTGTGTCGTCGACGAGTATGGCGGCCTGGCCGGCGTGGTGACCCTCGAGGACCTCGCCGAGGAGTTCGTCGGAGAGATCACCGACGAGCACGACCCGGAGCCCCCGCCGGAGACGCTGGAGGAGAGCGACGGCACGTGGGTGCTGGACGGGGACGTCCACGTCGACGAGATCGAGCGGGCCATCGGGCACACGCTCCCTGACGGCGATTACGAGACCGCTTCCGGTTTGCTCATCGCCACCCACGGCGCCCTCCCGGACGAGGGAGATGTCATCGTGGTGTCGATCGAGCCCGCCAGCGTCCTGGCGAGTGAGGACGAGCAGCTCGAGCTGCACGCGGAGGTCCTCGAGGTCGACCGGCACGTGCCCTCGCTGCTCAGGCTGACCCTCGCCACCAGTTCACCGCCCGGCACCGAGCCTGGGGCCACGGCCGACCCGGAGGCCACGACCGAGCCGGAGGCCACGACCGATCCGGAGGCCACGGCCGAGCCTGGGGTCACGACTGGTCCGGAAGCATCCCAGGACGAGCAGGAGGAGCAGCGATGA
- a CDS encoding hemolysin family protein, translating to MSSPWIVAVVTVAIIVLSAFFVAVEFSLIAAKRHRLEDAASTSRSARAALRSSTELTLLLAGSQLGITVCTLALGAITKPAVHHWLTPLFEAWGLAFWVADVAGFVLALIIVTFLHLVVGEMAPKSWAIAHPERSATLLALPMRVFMTLTRPLLRALNGTANWILERFGVEAVNEVATGQNPDALRHLVEHSTNVGALDARLSSQFSGALNLETLRVRDLLDGAPVTQVEPDATVAEVRAATHRSGHLRILVGTGPATDGLIHVRDTLLHEDATPVTDLVRPVFTLDPETKVYEALARMRETATHLAVVADQGRTVGVVTLSDVLRLLFPQDSRDLSTKPA from the coding sequence ATGAGCAGTCCGTGGATCGTCGCCGTGGTGACCGTCGCCATCATCGTGCTGAGCGCCTTCTTCGTCGCCGTCGAGTTCTCCCTGATCGCCGCCAAGCGTCACCGCCTCGAGGACGCCGCGAGCACCAGCCGGTCGGCGCGCGCCGCGCTGCGCAGCTCGACCGAGCTCACCCTGCTGCTCGCTGGCTCCCAGCTGGGCATCACCGTGTGCACGCTGGCCCTCGGTGCCATCACCAAGCCCGCGGTGCACCACTGGTTGACGCCGCTCTTCGAGGCCTGGGGCCTGGCCTTCTGGGTGGCTGACGTCGCCGGTTTTGTCCTCGCCCTGATCATCGTCACCTTCCTCCACCTCGTCGTGGGGGAGATGGCCCCCAAGTCGTGGGCGATCGCGCACCCGGAGCGGTCGGCGACCCTGCTGGCCCTGCCGATGCGGGTCTTCATGACACTCACCCGGCCCCTGCTGCGGGCGTTGAACGGCACCGCCAACTGGATCCTGGAGCGCTTCGGCGTCGAGGCGGTCAACGAGGTCGCCACCGGTCAGAACCCGGACGCCCTGCGGCACCTGGTCGAGCACTCGACCAATGTCGGCGCCCTCGACGCCAGGCTCTCGTCGCAGTTCAGCGGCGCGCTCAACCTCGAGACCCTGCGGGTCCGCGACCTCCTCGACGGAGCGCCCGTCACCCAGGTGGAGCCGGACGCGACCGTCGCCGAGGTGCGGGCCGCCACCCACCGCAGCGGCCACCTGCGGATCCTGGTGGGCACGGGCCCGGCCACCGACGGCCTGATCCACGTGCGGGACACCCTGCTCCACGAGGACGCCACCCCGGTGACCGACCTGGTCCGTCCCGTCTTCACGCTGGACCCGGAGACCAAGGTCTATGAGGCGCTGGCGCGGATGCGGGAGACCGCCACGCACCTGGCCGTGGTCGCCGACCAGGGCCGGACCGTGGGCGTGGTCACCCTCTCGGACGTCCTGCGGCTGCTGTTTCCGCAGGACAGCAGGGACCTGTCGACGAAGCCGGCCTAG
- a CDS encoding phage tail sheath subtilisin-like domain-containing protein, with the protein MGRPVRVATAADYHDTFGPSLDAARPLGHAVDLFFANGGDNAIIVRAPGASAEELVPPDGTEHAEALDGSGVTVLVIPGLTTGHTAQVRRALRRCASYSAVLLLDPPAGDWRASTEQDLTSIPEHRDRAAVYHPWVLVGGRAVPPTGAVAGVIARTDAARGVWKTPAGSDAVLHGIEGLATPADHQLAESLTLAGVNPLRESPGRGPVVWGARVLSAAQAGGAAQRYLPVRRLADHVRRSISTDLGWVVFEQDEPDLWQRVRVMTEEFLMALFEQGALVGSRPRDAFFVQVGLGQTMTAEDVAAGLLRLEVGISPLRPAEFEVLRIVVPTASARDAASLLIERADGREDGEQWAESHERLPGGAGISLILESTTRPGVGPRLHQHPYPETFVIRRGSAVFTVGAATVPGRAGQILVVPAETAHTFVTGPDGYEGLHLHESDTFETEWLE; encoded by the coding sequence GTGGGCAGGCCCGTGCGCGTGGCGACGGCAGCCGACTATCACGACACCTTCGGGCCCAGCCTGGACGCCGCCCGGCCGCTCGGGCACGCCGTGGACCTGTTCTTTGCCAACGGTGGGGACAACGCGATCATCGTCCGGGCACCGGGAGCGTCAGCGGAGGAGCTGGTGCCGCCGGACGGGACGGAGCATGCCGAGGCCCTCGACGGCTCCGGTGTCACGGTGCTCGTCATCCCGGGCCTGACCACTGGACACACTGCCCAGGTGCGGCGTGCGCTGCGCCGCTGCGCGTCATACTCCGCCGTGCTGCTGCTCGACCCACCGGCCGGGGACTGGCGGGCCAGCACCGAACAGGACCTCACCAGCATCCCAGAGCACCGCGACCGCGCCGCGGTCTATCACCCGTGGGTGCTGGTCGGCGGGCGGGCCGTGCCACCGACCGGGGCCGTGGCCGGGGTCATCGCGCGCACGGACGCGGCCCGCGGGGTGTGGAAGACGCCCGCCGGCAGTGACGCCGTGCTGCACGGCATCGAGGGCCTGGCGACTCCGGCCGACCACCAGCTGGCCGAGTCTCTCACCCTGGCTGGGGTCAACCCGTTGCGCGAGTCACCGGGTCGGGGACCGGTCGTCTGGGGAGCCCGGGTCCTCTCCGCCGCCCAGGCCGGTGGTGCGGCGCAGCGCTACCTCCCGGTCCGCAGGCTGGCCGATCACGTGCGTCGGTCGATCAGCACGGACCTGGGCTGGGTGGTCTTTGAGCAGGACGAGCCCGACCTGTGGCAGCGGGTCCGCGTCATGACCGAGGAGTTCCTCATGGCCCTGTTCGAGCAGGGGGCACTGGTCGGGAGCAGACCCCGGGACGCCTTCTTCGTGCAGGTGGGGCTGGGGCAGACGATGACTGCCGAGGACGTCGCCGCCGGGCTGCTGCGCCTGGAGGTCGGGATCTCCCCGCTGCGTCCCGCCGAGTTCGAGGTGCTGCGGATCGTGGTCCCCACGGCCTCGGCCCGGGATGCCGCGAGCCTGCTGATCGAGCGGGCCGACGGGCGTGAGGACGGGGAGCAGTGGGCGGAGAGCCACGAGCGTCTGCCCGGCGGCGCCGGCATCTCGCTCATCCTGGAGTCCACCACCCGGCCTGGCGTCGGCCCGCGGCTGCACCAGCACCCCTATCCCGAGACGTTCGTCATCCGGCGCGGCTCGGCCGTCTTCACCGTGGGCGCCGCGACGGTGCCGGGGCGGGCGGGCCAGATCCTGGTGGTTCCGGCGGAGACCGCCCACACCTTCGTGACCGGTCCGGACGGCTACGAGGGCCTGCACCTGCACGAGAGCGACACCTTTGAGACCGAGTGGCTCGAATAG
- a CDS encoding phosphotransferase enzyme family protein, with product MTTGPTYADLTDEEQAEALRPVAVAAAASFGLPVDRLDVHLHSYNTTYALDTDTGERFALRINTSSTSPREEIATQQAWQLAIAQQTPVRVPTPLRTTDGQWCAAVQSQVLGRELLVTCADWLPGPDVGEPTPQVAHALGAAMAHLHLQARSWSLPVDGILPVFDSPLFGAPDRLATTAVDAPTRQVLDEAMALATTAFARVYADAPVHALHADLHGGNLKWHQDRLAIFDFDDCGLGVPALDLAIATFYLRGGADDAEQAMRDGYASVTPLPEIDPRDFEPLIAARQLLLLNDIVASTTAQFREMAATYLPTSTDRLRHWLTTGHFTRVLPDD from the coding sequence ATGACGACCGGGCCGACCTACGCCGACCTCACCGACGAGGAGCAGGCCGAGGCGCTGCGCCCGGTCGCCGTCGCCGCCGCGGCCTCCTTCGGTCTGCCGGTGGACCGCCTCGACGTGCACCTGCACTCCTACAACACGACCTACGCACTGGACACCGACACCGGTGAACGGTTCGCGCTGCGGATCAACACCAGCTCCACCAGCCCGCGGGAGGAGATCGCCACCCAGCAGGCCTGGCAGCTGGCCATCGCACAGCAGACCCCCGTGCGGGTGCCGACACCACTGCGCACCACAGACGGCCAGTGGTGCGCCGCGGTGCAGTCGCAGGTCCTGGGTCGAGAGCTGCTGGTGACCTGCGCCGACTGGCTGCCGGGTCCCGACGTGGGTGAGCCGACCCCGCAGGTCGCGCACGCCCTCGGTGCGGCGATGGCACACCTGCACCTGCAAGCCAGGTCCTGGTCGCTGCCGGTCGACGGCATCCTGCCGGTCTTTGACTCGCCGCTCTTCGGAGCACCCGACCGCCTCGCCACGACGGCTGTGGACGCGCCGACGCGCCAGGTGCTCGACGAGGCGATGGCCCTGGCGACCACGGCCTTCGCCCGGGTGTATGCCGACGCTCCCGTCCACGCACTGCACGCCGACCTGCACGGAGGCAACCTCAAGTGGCACCAGGACCGGCTCGCGATCTTCGACTTCGACGACTGCGGGCTGGGGGTGCCGGCGCTGGACCTGGCGATCGCCACGTTCTATCTGCGCGGCGGTGCCGATGACGCAGAGCAGGCGATGCGCGATGGTTATGCCTCGGTCACCCCGCTGCCGGAGATCGACCCCCGTGACTTCGAACCCCTCATCGCCGCGCGGCAACTGCTGCTGCTCAACGACATCGTGGCGAGCACGACCGCGCAGTTCCGTGAGATGGCCGCGACCTACCTGCCGACCTCAACGGACCGGCTGCGGCACTGGTTGACGACCGGGCACTTCACGCGGGTGCTGCCCGACGACTGA
- a CDS encoding thioesterase family protein encodes MAFFERVSESSFRATEHVSGAWNLAEQHIAPALGLLVHVVETDLAARRDDPMVVGRLSYDILGTLPVDIVDCTVSVLRPGRTIELVEARLGHGGRDAVILRCWLMQPGDTEALAGTPLQPLPSRESLPPWHAAGVWQGGFIASTEVHREAPEVGRARLRVRSTQDLVEGEQVSPLAHLCRLLDIANGMAVRADPREVLFPNLDLTAHFFTQPRGEWLGLDTTVSFGPGGVGLTSSILHDENGPFGTLAQVLTVRPLTS; translated from the coding sequence ATGGCCTTTTTCGAGCGCGTCAGCGAGTCCAGTTTTCGAGCCACCGAGCACGTCAGCGGGGCCTGGAACCTTGCTGAGCAGCACATTGCTCCAGCCCTCGGGCTCCTCGTGCACGTGGTGGAGACCGACCTGGCAGCGCGCCGGGATGACCCGATGGTGGTGGGACGCCTCTCCTACGACATCCTGGGCACCCTGCCCGTCGACATCGTGGACTGCACGGTCTCCGTGCTCCGTCCGGGACGCACCATCGAGCTGGTCGAGGCGCGGCTGGGTCACGGGGGGCGCGACGCGGTCATCCTGCGCTGCTGGCTGATGCAGCCCGGTGACACCGAGGCGCTGGCCGGGACACCGCTCCAGCCACTTCCGTCGCGGGAGAGCCTGCCTCCCTGGCACGCCGCGGGAGTGTGGCAGGGCGGGTTCATCGCCTCGACCGAGGTCCACCGGGAGGCCCCCGAGGTCGGGCGGGCCCGCCTGAGGGTCCGGTCCACCCAGGATCTGGTCGAGGGCGAGCAGGTCAGCCCGCTCGCCCACCTGTGTCGGCTCCTGGACATCGCCAACGGCATGGCGGTGCGCGCCGACCCGCGCGAGGTGCTCTTTCCTAACCTGGACCTGACCGCCCACTTCTTCACCCAGCCGCGTGGTGAGTGGCTCGGCCTCGACACCACGGTCTCGTTCGGGCCCGGTGGCGTGGGTCTGACCAGCAGCATCCTGCACGACGAGAACGGCCCGTTCGGGACTCTTGCGCAGGTGCTCACCGTCCGCCCGCTCACGTCCTGA
- a CDS encoding VOC family protein: MTLTVGMITTDTTDAESLASWWAEQTGAEVAETNDGWFAIVRGGSLPVWLAFQKVETVTAGKNRLHLDLTTDTDLDAEVERLLAAGATLVARRGDESFRWVTLADPQGNEFCVSGKH, encoded by the coding sequence ATGACACTCACCGTAGGCATGATCACGACCGACACCACCGATGCGGAGTCACTGGCTTCCTGGTGGGCAGAGCAGACCGGCGCCGAGGTCGCCGAGACCAACGACGGCTGGTTTGCCATCGTCCGGGGCGGCTCGTTGCCGGTCTGGCTGGCCTTCCAGAAGGTCGAGACCGTCACGGCTGGCAAGAACCGGCTGCACCTGGATCTGACGACCGACACCGACCTGGACGCCGAAGTCGAGCGACTCCTGGCTGCTGGCGCCACGCTGGTGGCGCGGCGTGGGGACGAGAGCTTCCGCTGGGTCACCCTCGCCGATCCGCAGGGCAACGAGTTCTGCGTCTCCGGCAAGCACTGA
- a CDS encoding PhzF family phenazine biosynthesis protein yields MRFSQVDVFAQDPLRGNPLAVVHDAQGLSDEQLARFANWTNLSETTFLLPPTDPAADYRVRIFTVSEELPFAGHPTLGSARAWLSAGGQPHTPGEVVQECGAGLVRVRYDGDHLAFAAPGFLRSGEVSESELRQIVAALRIRPDQVRHAQWIDNGPGWVGVVLDSAAEVLALEPDYTAFEGLDVGVIGAHGLGGPADYEVRAFVPGLGVTEDPVTGSLNAGFGVWLIRTGLAPDRFTVRQGTALGRAGDVELYVADGQVWVSGRAQVLISGELTL; encoded by the coding sequence ATGCGCTTCTCACAGGTCGACGTCTTCGCCCAGGACCCGCTCCGCGGCAACCCGCTCGCTGTCGTGCACGACGCGCAGGGTCTGTCCGACGAGCAGCTCGCCCGCTTCGCCAACTGGACGAATCTGTCGGAGACCACCTTCCTGCTCCCGCCGACCGACCCCGCAGCCGACTACCGGGTGCGGATCTTCACCGTGAGCGAGGAGCTTCCGTTTGCAGGGCACCCCACCCTCGGCAGCGCGCGGGCCTGGCTGTCTGCGGGTGGACAGCCCCACACCCCGGGCGAGGTGGTCCAAGAGTGCGGGGCGGGACTGGTGCGGGTGCGGTATGACGGGGACCACCTGGCGTTCGCAGCACCCGGATTTCTCCGTTCCGGAGAGGTGTCGGAGAGTGAGCTCCGCCAGATTGTCGCTGCGCTGCGCATCCGACCTGACCAGGTCCGGCACGCGCAGTGGATCGACAACGGCCCCGGCTGGGTGGGGGTGGTGCTGGACTCAGCTGCCGAGGTGCTGGCCCTGGAGCCGGACTACACCGCCTTCGAGGGCCTCGACGTCGGGGTCATCGGGGCCCACGGACTCGGCGGCCCGGCGGACTACGAGGTGCGTGCGTTCGTGCCAGGGCTCGGTGTCACCGAGGATCCGGTGACGGGCAGCCTCAACGCCGGCTTCGGGGTGTGGCTGATCAGGACCGGGCTGGCGCCCGACCGCTTCACTGTCCGCCAGGGCACCGCCCTGGGGCGGGCCGGAGACGTCGAACTGTATGTGGCAGACGGGCAGGTGTGGGTGAGCGGCCGCGCACAGGTGCTGATCAGCGGCGAGCTGACCCTCTGA
- a CDS encoding acyltransferase family protein — protein sequence MESEGPRGRPGHLGLQGARGGAGRGGGAGTRDGAGTGQRDRFIDLVRAVSIVVVVLGHWTMAALHGGSTTGEGWSGIRVDNILAFTPQLHPLTWLLQVMPLFFFAAGFTNALGLRRPGRVRAFLVGRVERVTRPTLVLIGVWLVLCTVLIAAGVDEGLVDAAGQNAAMILWFLAVYLVLALIAPLQVAVHRRLPWLLVSVLPLLAVLLDRTQNTSWAGLGFVNYLIVFGFAQELGMLYADGRLTRRPRWVWPLGAAAAVGLLVLLTAIGPYPVSMITVPGEQMSNMLPPSVCVILAGALQVCLLMWARPALSRWLEGEWTWLAVVVVNRSVMTIFLWHLTGFVVATAVLLGVGLPLPEPGTGLWWAHKLLWLLVAGIITAVLVRLLTFVEWLPSRAAVPPTTLAVPATVLVAAGMTMVASAGFAHPLQRGGVSLAGLTFAPAWGMVLVVVGLLLVWLVPARARGTLDEDRAVRVPR from the coding sequence ATGGAGAGCGAGGGCCCCCGGGGCCGGCCGGGGCACCTTGGGCTGCAGGGAGCCCGAGGCGGGGCGGGGAGAGGGGGCGGCGCGGGGACAAGAGACGGCGCGGGGACCGGGCAGCGGGATCGTTTCATCGACCTGGTCCGGGCCGTGAGCATCGTGGTCGTGGTGCTGGGGCACTGGACGATGGCTGCCCTGCACGGCGGATCGACCACGGGTGAGGGGTGGTCCGGCATACGGGTCGACAACATCCTGGCGTTCACCCCGCAGCTGCACCCGCTGACCTGGCTGCTGCAGGTGATGCCGCTGTTCTTCTTCGCAGCCGGCTTCACCAACGCCCTGGGGCTGCGCCGACCGGGACGGGTCCGCGCCTTTCTGGTCGGGCGCGTCGAGCGCGTCACCCGGCCGACCCTGGTCCTGATCGGGGTGTGGCTGGTGCTCTGCACGGTGCTCATCGCCGCGGGCGTGGACGAGGGCCTGGTCGACGCGGCCGGGCAGAACGCCGCGATGATCCTGTGGTTCCTCGCGGTCTACCTGGTGCTGGCCCTGATCGCACCGCTGCAGGTGGCGGTGCACCGTCGGCTCCCGTGGCTGCTGGTCAGCGTGCTGCCGCTGCTCGCTGTGCTGCTGGACCGCACCCAGAACACCTCCTGGGCCGGCCTGGGATTCGTCAACTACCTCATCGTCTTCGGCTTCGCCCAGGAGCTCGGGATGCTGTATGCCGACGGTCGGCTCACCCGACGACCCCGGTGGGTCTGGCCGCTCGGTGCGGCGGCGGCCGTCGGACTGCTGGTGCTGCTCACCGCGATCGGGCCCTATCCGGTGAGCATGATCACGGTGCCAGGGGAGCAGATGTCCAACATGCTGCCGCCGAGCGTCTGCGTGATCCTGGCTGGTGCCCTGCAGGTCTGTCTGCTGATGTGGGCTCGGCCCGCCCTGAGCCGGTGGTTGGAGGGGGAGTGGACGTGGCTCGCCGTCGTGGTGGTGAACCGGTCGGTGATGACCATCTTCCTGTGGCACCTCACCGGATTCGTCGTCGCCACCGCGGTGCTGCTCGGGGTGGGACTGCCACTGCCCGAGCCGGGCACCGGACTGTGGTGGGCGCACAAGCTCCTGTGGTTGCTGGTCGCCGGGATCATCACAGCGGTGCTGGTGCGGCTGCTGACGTTCGTCGAATGGCTGCCCAGCCGGGCGGCCGTGCCACCCACCACCCTGGCGGTCCCGGCGACCGTCCTGGTCGCCGCCGGCATGACGATGGTCGCCTCGGCCGGGTTCGCCCATCCGCTCCAGCGGGGAGGGGTCTCACTGGCCGGGCTCACCTTCGCCCCGGCCTGGGGAATGGTGCTCGTGGTGGTCGGGCTGCTGCTGGTCTGGCTGGTGCCGGCCCGGGCACGGGGGACGCTCGACGAGGATCGGGCCGTCAGGGTCCCGCGCTGA
- a CDS encoding ATP-grasp domain-containing protein has product MVNAAFVAPFLLEATSHFVLAAARVPGVQLAVITTTPREQLSPELREALAGHWQVSDGLDPQEIVDAVRDLQHQLGPIERLIGILEQLQVPLAQAREALGIPGLSVGSSRNVRDKSRMKEVLTAAGLPCARHQLVHQTQQATAFRDLVGFPIVAKPPDGAGAKATFRLDTAHDFDSWLAMAQRDPSEVWLLEEFLTGREHTFDSVTLNGQTLWSSIADYAPPPLEVLRNPWMQWTVLLPHEIGGAEYAEIHRVGPAALQALGVDTAFSHMEWFARPDGSVAISEVGARPPGAQLAGMIGLSHDVDFFTLWARLVLLGQFDRPDRVYAAGTAYLRGMGRGRVRAVHGIEEVQAALGDLVVAARLPSRGQAASPSYEGEGFITVRHWDTHVVQEALDRIVSTVRIELVESE; this is encoded by the coding sequence ATGGTCAACGCTGCCTTTGTCGCGCCCTTCCTGCTGGAGGCGACCAGCCACTTTGTCCTGGCCGCCGCCCGAGTTCCTGGAGTGCAACTCGCGGTCATCACCACCACACCGCGCGAGCAGCTCTCCCCCGAGTTGCGCGAGGCACTGGCGGGCCACTGGCAGGTCAGTGACGGGCTCGACCCGCAAGAGATCGTGGACGCTGTCCGCGACCTGCAGCACCAGCTGGGTCCGATCGAGCGGCTGATCGGCATCCTCGAGCAGCTCCAGGTCCCCCTGGCTCAGGCCCGCGAGGCACTGGGCATCCCCGGGCTGAGCGTCGGGTCGTCCCGCAACGTGCGGGACAAGTCCCGGATGAAAGAGGTGCTCACCGCGGCCGGGTTGCCGTGCGCCCGCCACCAGCTGGTGCACCAGACCCAGCAGGCGACCGCGTTCCGAGACCTGGTCGGCTTCCCGATCGTCGCCAAGCCGCCGGACGGTGCCGGGGCCAAGGCCACCTTCCGGTTGGACACGGCGCACGACTTCGACTCATGGCTGGCCATGGCGCAGCGGGACCCCTCGGAGGTGTGGCTGCTCGAGGAGTTCCTCACCGGCCGTGAGCACACCTTCGACTCGGTGACCCTGAACGGGCAGACCCTGTGGTCCTCGATCGCGGACTATGCGCCACCACCGCTGGAGGTGCTGCGCAACCCGTGGATGCAGTGGACCGTGCTGTTGCCGCACGAGATCGGTGGGGCGGAGTATGCCGAGATCCACCGGGTGGGACCGGCCGCACTGCAGGCGCTCGGGGTGGACACCGCCTTCTCCCACATGGAGTGGTTCGCCCGCCCGGACGGCTCGGTGGCCATCTCCGAGGTGGGCGCCCGGCCACCTGGTGCGCAACTGGCCGGCATGATCGGGCTGAGCCACGACGTCGACTTCTTCACCCTGTGGGCACGCCTGGTGCTGCTGGGCCAGTTCGACCGCCCGGACCGGGTCTACGCCGCCGGTACGGCCTACCTGCGCGGGATGGGGCGTGGCCGGGTCCGCGCCGTCCACGGAATCGAGGAGGTCCAGGCCGCGCTCGGAGACCTGGTGGTCGCCGCCCGGCTCCCGTCGCGTGGTCAGGCGGCCTCGCCGTCATACGAGGGAGAGGGGTTCATCACGGTGCGGCACTGGGACACCCACGTGGTGCAGGAGGCGTTGGACCGCATCGTCAGCACGGTCCGCATCGAGCTCGTCGAGTCGGAGTAG
- a CDS encoding ATP-grasp domain-containing protein, protein MNIVMLSPGFPFEQAYFTRALAQTGARVIGVGDQPAAMLPPEAQQHLAHYEHVSLRDEEAVLAALRGLSRHVSIDRVECLWEPYVELAARIREHLELPGMTLEQATWFRDKEAMKQVLDAAGIRTPRHASARAGAEVWEAAERIGFPLIVKPIAGAGSADTYRVDSPEQLAEVQAMIRHVPLLSVEEFIDGQEFTYDTVCGDGDVLFENVSWYLPRPLEQRSHEWISPVTLSLRDTSEPRLAGGLAMGRAVLKALNFTDGFTHMEWYLKADGEAVFGEIGARPPGARTVDVMNYATDNDLFRTWAQAITTGTAPAVTHKFNAASMFKRAQGTGRISRVEGLDRLMRELGEHVCVLDLLPVGAPRRDWRATLLSDGMIIYRHPDLEEVLRIGDRFARELQLYAE, encoded by the coding sequence ATGAACATCGTGATGCTGTCCCCGGGCTTCCCCTTCGAGCAGGCCTACTTCACCCGTGCGCTGGCCCAGACCGGGGCCCGCGTCATCGGGGTCGGCGACCAACCCGCCGCCATGCTGCCGCCGGAGGCCCAGCAGCACCTGGCCCACTATGAGCACGTCTCCCTGCGCGACGAGGAGGCCGTGCTCGCCGCGCTGCGTGGCCTGTCCCGGCATGTCTCGATCGACCGGGTCGAGTGCCTCTGGGAGCCCTATGTCGAGCTCGCCGCCCGCATCCGCGAGCACCTGGAGCTGCCGGGAATGACACTGGAGCAGGCCACCTGGTTCCGGGACAAGGAGGCGATGAAGCAGGTGCTCGACGCCGCCGGGATCCGCACGCCGCGGCACGCCTCCGCCCGCGCCGGTGCGGAGGTGTGGGAGGCGGCCGAGCGCATCGGCTTCCCGCTGATCGTCAAGCCGATCGCCGGCGCTGGCTCGGCTGACACCTATCGCGTGGACTCCCCCGAGCAGCTCGCCGAGGTGCAGGCGATGATCCGGCACGTGCCGCTGCTCAGCGTCGAGGAGTTCATCGACGGCCAGGAGTTCACCTATGACACCGTGTGCGGCGACGGTGACGTGCTCTTTGAGAACGTCAGCTGGTATCTGCCACGCCCCCTGGAGCAGCGCAGCCATGAGTGGATCAGCCCGGTCACGCTGTCTCTGCGCGACACGAGTGAGCCCCGACTGGCCGGTGGCCTGGCGATGGGCCGCGCGGTCCTGAAGGCGCTGAACTTCACCGACGGATTCACGCACATGGAGTGGTATCTGAAGGCGGACGGCGAGGCCGTCTTCGGCGAGATCGGGGCGCGCCCGCCCGGCGCCCGCACCGTCGACGTCATGAACTACGCCACGGACAACGACCTGTTCCGCACCTGGGCCCAGGCGATCACCACGGGGACCGCGCCGGCGGTGACGCACAAGTTCAACGCGGCCAGCATGTTCAAACGGGCTCAGGGCACGGGCCGGATCAGCCGCGTCGAGGGGTTGGACCGGCTGATGCGTGAGCTCGGTGAGCATGTCTGCGTCCTCGATCTGCTGCCGGTCGGGGCTCCGCGCCGTGACTGGCGGGCCACCCTGCTCTCCGACGGCATGATCATCTATCGTCACCCCGACCTCGAGGAGGTCCTGCGCATCGGCGACCGATTTGCTCGCGAGCTGCAGCTGTATGCCGAGTGA